Part of the Deltaproteobacteria bacterium genome is shown below.
GCGCAAACCAGGTCGGTCGCCCCGCAGCTTCGTTTTCCTCTACCGTGCCGACGCGATACACCCACAACCGGTAGCGGCCCACCGGCAGCGCCGGGAACGAGAACAGGCCGCCGGCCTCCGTTTTCACGACCGCCACCGGCGGCATGTCGTCCGGACTCGCCGCGGCCACGTCGGTCACGGCTACGGCGCGCTGGTCCACGGGCTGGCCCGGATCGACGAGCGCGCCGCTGATGCCGCCCGTGGCCGCCTCGGCCAGCCGCACCTCGACGGTCGTCTGCGCCTCACCGACATCGATCCAATCGGATGCCGCATCGTCCGTCGACGCCTTGACCCGCAGCGGCACGCCGGCTGCGAGCGTCGGCAGCGCGAACCGTCCGTCCGCGTCCGACTCGAGTGTGGACACTCGGCCGCGCACGGCGACCGACACGCGCGCCTTCGCAACCGGTCGACCGTCGGCGTCGACCACGACTCCTGAACGGGCAATGCCGCGACGGACGACGATGTCGCCAAGGTCGACGTCGCGCCCGTCCACCTCGAACGGCTCCTCGATGTACGTATCCTCGATGCCCGGCCCGGTCACGCGCAACCGGTAGCGGCCGTCCGGCACGCGCGCGAGCACGAACCGGCCGTCGGGTGCGACGAACCACTTCGGCGGCGGGAACATCTCCGGGGCATTCTTCAAATGCCCCAGCGCGAGACTCACGCCGAACTCGCGCACCGGCGAACCGCCGCGCAACACGACCCGCCCCCGCACGGCGGTGAGCTTCGGCAGCACGATCGTGGCGTCGTCCCCAGGAAACACCGGCCGCACCTGCGCGGTCCCGTAGGTGGGACTCGTCGACGTCGGCATCGCGCGGCTCGCGATCAATCGATACGCACCGGGCGGCAACGCCGCGATCGAAAAGCGACCGTCGGCGTCGGCCCTGACCGCCCCTTTCGCGCGCAGCATCGCCCACCGCGGCGGCACCTCGCCGGGCGCGAGCGACTCGACGACGTCGGGAGCGTCGTAACCGTCTTCGTCGACGAGATGATCAGGCCGATAGGCGACGGTGGCGTACGGCACCGGGCTGCCGTCCGGCTCCGCGACGGTCCCGGCGATGCGCCCCGCATTCACCAGTGCGACGTGCACCCCGGCGACGACCGGTGTGGAGGTCAGGTCGACGTCCACCAGGTCGCTCGACGCGTCATCGGTCCACGCATACACGGCCACCGGTACCCGGTCGACGCCGGAAAACGCAAACCGACCCGCGTCGTCGGTGCGCGCGCGAAACCGAAAGTTCTGCTCGAACATGGGCTCCAGTTCCATGTCGCGTTGCGTGACGACAACCGTGGCAGCGGCGACCGGCGCTCCATCCGCGTCCACCACGACTCCCTCGATGCGGCCGCCGTCTTCCAGTTGGATGACCACCTCGGGCGGCGGCCGGCCGCGGAGCGCGGTGACTCCGCAGCGTTCACCCATCTGGTAGCCGGGCGCCGTGGCGGTGACGCAGCCGGTCCCCTCGGCCGCGGTGAGCTCGAAGCGGCCCATCGCGTCGGTGGTCACGGCATCCACTCGGCCGGCGCGCAAAAACGGAGACGTGACGCCGTCGGGCAGCGGCACCTGGCGCCGCGGGTCGAACGCGACCAACGCGCCCTGCACCGGCGCGCCGGCGGCGGTGACCACGCGGCCGGCCAGCCGCGCGCCTGGCGCGATCGCGACCCGCGCCCGCCACGTCCGGTTCGGGTGCGCCGCGGCGACGAGGTGCTCGTACGCCGGCACGTACCCGGGCGCGCGGACGCGAACCGCATGGTTCGCGGTCGCCGTGACGCCGCGAAACGTCGCGACCCCGTCGGCGCCGGTCGTCTCCTCGCGCGACACGTCCGCGTCGCCGAACTCCGGGTCGCCCGCCCACAGGCCGACGCTCGCGCCGGCGACGGGCGCCGCCGTGTCGGCGTCGACCACCTCGATCTCGACGCGCGCACCGGGAACGAGCACCAGCACCGCCTCCGGCGCGCCCGGCGCGGCGCGGTGAGCGATCGTCGGCGACACGTCGTCGCCGTCGGTCGCCTCGAGTTGATACGTGCCGGTGAGCAGGCGTTCGAACGCGAACCGCCCGTCGGCGC
Proteins encoded:
- a CDS encoding carboxypeptidase regulatory-like domain-containing protein, translated to MPDEPANRRGAPRRWVAAAAIALAAALALWWRSAGDAGVRDPAAGGRNDAVGAAPRVPRAAARRRGPVVRAIPAAAYAPLRGRVIRPTGEPVPGATVHLVGRPYAAAAPQPEDRVRTAGADGRFAFERLLTGTYQLEATDGDDVSPTIAHRAAPGAPEAVLVLVPGARVEIEVVDADTAAPVAGASVGLWAGDPEFGDADVSREETTGADGVATFRGVTATANHAVRVRAPGYVPAYEHLVAAAHPNRTWRARVAIAPGARLAGRVVTAAGAPVQGALVAFDPRRQVPLPDGVTSPFLRAGRVDAVTTDAMGRFELTAAEGTGCVTATAPGYQMGERCGVTALRGRPPPEVVIQLEDGGRIEGVVVDADGAPVAAATVVVTQRDMELEPMFEQNFRFRARTDDAGRFAFSGVDRVPVAVYAWTDDASSDLVDVDLTSTPVVAGVHVALVNAGRIAGTVAEPDGSPVPYATVAYRPDHLVDEDGYDAPDVVESLAPGEVPPRWAMLRAKGAVRADADGRFSIAALPPGAYRLIASRAMPTSTSPTYGTAQVRPVFPGDDATIVLPKLTAVRGRVVLRGGSPVREFGVSLALGHLKNAPEMFPPPKWFVAPDGRFVLARVPDGRYRLRVTGPGIEDTYIEEPFEVDGRDVDLGDIVVRRGIARSGVVVDADGRPVAKARVSVAVRGRVSTLESDADGRFALPTLAAGVPLRVKASTDDAASDWIDVGEAQTTVEVRLAEAATGGISGALVDPGQPVDQRAVAVTDVAAASPDDMPPVAVVKTEAGGLFSFPALPVGRYRLWVYRVGTVEENEAAGRPTWFAHPDPVAVAPGRVTEVVVVVRRGGGGEEP